The following are from one region of the Paenibacillus sp. JZ16 genome:
- the tpx gene encoding thiol peroxidase codes for MAQERSGAATFKGNPITLIGPQLKAGDAAPDFTVSKNLLEDVSLKDYAGKIKLISVVPSLDTGVCDAQTRRFNEEAAGLGDDVVILTISADLPFAQARWCGAAGVDRVITLSDYKSRSFGEAYGVLIKEFQLDMRSIFVVDTNDTITYVEYLGEMTEHPNYEAAIDAVKSLR; via the coding sequence ATGGCTCAAGAACGTTCAGGAGCTGCCACTTTCAAAGGCAATCCTATTACACTCATCGGTCCACAGCTCAAGGCTGGTGATGCCGCGCCGGATTTTACAGTGAGCAAAAACCTGCTCGAAGACGTATCTCTTAAGGATTATGCCGGTAAAATCAAGCTGATCAGCGTCGTTCCTTCCCTCGACACCGGGGTATGCGATGCACAGACGCGCCGTTTCAATGAAGAAGCTGCTGGTCTGGGCGATGATGTGGTGATCCTTACGATCAGTGCCGACCTTCCGTTCGCTCAAGCCCGTTGGTGCGGAGCTGCAGGCGTTGACCGGGTCATTACGCTCTCCGACTATAAATCGCGTTCTTTCGGTGAAGCGTATGGCGTGCTCATCAAGGAATTCCAACTCGACATGCGTTCGATCTTCGTCGTGGATACTAACGATACCATCACCTATGTTGAATACCTTGGTGAGATGACGGAGCACCCGAATTACGAAGCCGCGATCGATGCAGTAAAATCTTTGCGGTAA
- a CDS encoding DUF1499 domain-containing protein yields the protein MSLKRVLIGIVRSYDGTSDRAKDPKLKTRYYNLSKEKCFEEVSSTLKKIPGYKVLHEVKSVGEITLEKRTSFGRTLDITVSVLGISPVRSAVDMYSASRGSLGDLGANYRVILNLYAVLDKKLSKYKVDA from the coding sequence TTGTCATTAAAACGAGTTCTAATTGGTATCGTGCGCAGCTATGACGGCACAAGCGACCGTGCTAAAGATCCCAAGCTGAAGACGCGTTATTACAATCTTTCAAAAGAAAAGTGTTTTGAAGAGGTTTCCTCGACACTGAAAAAAATTCCGGGTTACAAAGTTCTGCATGAGGTTAAATCCGTGGGAGAGATCACGCTCGAGAAAAGAACCTCGTTTGGACGTACACTGGACATTACCGTATCCGTGCTCGGCATCAGTCCGGTTCGCAGCGCAGTTGATATGTATTCGGCTTCCCGCGGTTCCCTAGGGGATCTGGGAGCGAACTACCGGGTTATCTTGAACCTGTACGCTGTTCTGGATAAAAAACTGAGCAAGTATAAAGTGGATGCTTAG
- a CDS encoding YesL family protein: MEMKGAMGGLYKLTEWITRIAFSNILWVICTSPFLFIVLTKFLMAVQTPDAHNEQLLSNWVLGILSPFVLFPATAALFTVVRKWVMGNPDVSVFKTFFKGYKENYKQSMIGGIFYTLLFVIMYVDYTVYMTQLDGFQLVGIVMLVLLIVLFVSLFNFFSMTVHYEMKTTQLLKNAVLLTLIRPFRVFSTLIGSAVLAYIGTQMPVLFVFFLFCLMALFAFFNFYATFTKMQEQQEKMKKAEEEESETEQALLESMESAKKGENGSKP; the protein is encoded by the coding sequence TTGGAAATGAAAGGAGCCATGGGTGGCTTATATAAGCTCACCGAGTGGATTACCCGTATTGCTTTTTCGAACATCTTGTGGGTTATTTGTACATCGCCTTTCCTGTTTATTGTTCTAACCAAATTCCTAATGGCCGTTCAGACACCGGATGCGCATAATGAGCAGCTGCTGTCGAACTGGGTTCTGGGAATATTATCACCGTTTGTTTTGTTTCCGGCTACGGCGGCTTTATTTACCGTTGTACGCAAATGGGTAATGGGCAATCCGGACGTGTCCGTATTTAAAACGTTCTTCAAGGGTTATAAGGAAAATTACAAGCAGAGCATGATCGGCGGTATTTTTTATACGCTGCTGTTCGTGATTATGTACGTGGATTACACGGTTTATATGACGCAGCTAGATGGTTTCCAGCTTGTCGGCATTGTGATGCTCGTGCTGCTTATCGTGCTGTTTGTCTCCCTGTTTAATTTCTTCTCCATGACCGTTCATTATGAGATGAAAACGACGCAGCTGTTAAAAAATGCGGTGCTGCTGACATTGATTCGTCCGTTTCGCGTATTTTCGACTTTGATCGGAAGCGCTGTCTTGGCGTATATCGGCACGCAGATGCCGGTGCTGTTCGTGTTCTTCCTGTTCTGCCTGATGGCATTGTTCGCATTCTTTAATTTCTATGCCACCTTCACCAAAATGCAGGAACAGCAGGAGAAGATGAAGAAAGCGGAGGAAGAGGAGTCCGAAACCGAACAAGCTCTTCTGGAGAGCATGGAATCTGCCAAAAAGGGAGAGAACGGATCGAAACCTTAG
- a CDS encoding sporulation protein YjcZ: MSCEGGGYGYGSNVGIVLVLFILLVIILSTFYI; encoded by the coding sequence ATGTCTTGTGAAGGCGGCGGTTACGGCTACGGAAGTAATGTTGGTATTGTCCTGGTTCTGTTCATTCTCCTTGTCATTATTCTCAGCACATTCTACATCTAA
- a CDS encoding DEAD/DEAH box helicase translates to MKNFADFGLEPRVLQAITELGFEEATPIQSQSIPIALTGKDMIGQAQTGTGKTAAFGLPLIHKIAKEEERIVALIMTPTRELAIQVAEEIGKLSRFKGIRSLAIYGGQDIGRQIRALKKKPQIIIGTPGRLLDHINRKTIRLDDVQTVVLDEADEMLDMGFMEDIQSILKLVPEERQTLLFSATMPANIQKLASQFLKEPEHVSVIPKHVSAPLIDQAYIEVPERQKFEALSRLLDMESPELAIVFGRTKRRVDELAEALQKRGYSADGLHGDLSQHQRDTVMRKFRDGSIDVLVATDVAARGLDVSGVTHVVNFDLPQDPESYVHRIGRTGRAGKEGTAWSFVTPREMDHLYFIERVTRHRIPRKPLPTIAEAIEGKQRIIAERVLEIIEQGELTEYKGLAIQLLEQYDSVQLLAAAMKILTGDKKEASDIHLTPEDPIRAKRRKPDIRNGRKPSGGYGGRSSGGGYRRDGGSGSGGNRGGYSKGGYNRDGGGSSYGNREGGGYNRDRNNSGDRKPRSYSGGERRPNRGGDE, encoded by the coding sequence TTGAAAAATTTCGCAGATTTTGGCTTGGAGCCTCGCGTGCTGCAAGCAATTACTGAACTTGGCTTTGAGGAAGCCACACCGATCCAATCCCAATCCATTCCGATTGCTCTGACCGGCAAGGATATGATTGGACAAGCACAGACGGGTACTGGTAAGACAGCAGCATTCGGCCTTCCTCTTATCCACAAAATCGCCAAGGAAGAGGAGCGTATCGTCGCTCTGATTATGACACCGACCCGTGAACTTGCCATCCAGGTTGCTGAAGAAATCGGTAAACTGTCCCGTTTTAAAGGAATCCGTTCCTTGGCTATTTATGGCGGACAGGATATCGGGCGTCAGATCCGCGCTTTGAAAAAGAAGCCTCAAATTATTATCGGCACACCAGGTCGTCTACTTGACCACATCAACAGAAAAACCATCCGACTTGACGATGTCCAAACCGTTGTATTGGATGAAGCGGATGAAATGCTGGACATGGGCTTCATGGAAGACATCCAGTCGATCCTGAAGCTTGTTCCTGAAGAACGTCAAACCTTGCTGTTCTCCGCAACTATGCCGGCTAACATTCAGAAGCTGGCATCCCAGTTCCTTAAGGAACCTGAGCATGTATCCGTTATTCCTAAGCACGTTAGTGCACCTCTGATTGATCAAGCATATATCGAAGTTCCTGAACGTCAAAAATTCGAAGCATTGAGCCGCCTTCTGGATATGGAGTCACCTGAGCTTGCGATCGTCTTTGGACGTACCAAGCGCCGTGTTGACGAATTGGCAGAAGCATTGCAAAAACGCGGGTACTCGGCGGATGGTCTTCATGGCGATCTGTCCCAGCACCAACGTGATACCGTTATGCGTAAATTCCGCGACGGAAGCATCGATGTCCTCGTGGCAACCGATGTGGCAGCACGCGGTCTCGACGTATCCGGCGTTACCCATGTTGTAAACTTTGACTTGCCGCAAGATCCTGAAAGTTATGTACACCGTATTGGACGTACAGGCCGTGCGGGTAAGGAAGGTACGGCTTGGTCTTTCGTGACACCGCGTGAAATGGATCATCTGTATTTCATCGAGCGTGTGACTCGTCATCGTATTCCACGCAAGCCGTTGCCAACGATTGCCGAAGCGATTGAAGGCAAACAACGTATCATCGCTGAGCGAGTGCTTGAAATCATTGAGCAGGGTGAATTGACCGAATACAAAGGTCTTGCGATTCAATTGCTGGAGCAGTACGATTCCGTACAGCTGCTGGCAGCTGCAATGAAAATCCTGACAGGCGACAAGAAGGAAGCATCCGATATTCATCTGACGCCTGAAGATCCGATCCGTGCAAAACGCCGGAAGCCGGACATCCGCAATGGTCGCAAGCCAAGCGGTGGCTATGGCGGCCGCAGCAGCGGCGGCGGATATCGCCGTGATGGCGGCAGCGGCAGCGGTGGTAACCGTGGCGGCTACTCCAAAGGCGGATACAACCGTGATGGCGGCGGCAGCAGTTATGGCAACCGCGAGGGCGGTGGCTACAACCGTGACCGCAACAATAGCGGTGACCGTAAACCTCGTTCCTACAGCGGCGGCGAGCGTCGTCCTAACCGGGGCGGAGACGAATAA
- a CDS encoding YitT family protein, which translates to MLKRLWTYFSIVFGGIIIAGGFNLFLIPHHLLSGGVSGVALIIGYFTPLNISVMYFVLNIPILITGWFKLGKRFVGLSVLSVIVTTLFLELIPVTPVATDMLLSSVFGGVLVGFGTGLSFRVGGSTGGFDIIGSLVTKYRDFPVGSVLVTLNAIVIMAVAYLENDWNLALASMASIYIAGKMVDMLHVSHIKVTVFIVTNQTEALLQKLLKRPRGITKIKTEGAFSHKEKDMLMTVTTRYELAELKQIITETDPLAFVNIVETTAVMGQFRKN; encoded by the coding sequence ATGTTGAAGCGTCTATGGACCTATTTCTCGATCGTGTTCGGCGGCATCATTATCGCCGGCGGATTTAATTTGTTTCTGATTCCCCATCATCTGCTCAGCGGAGGCGTTTCCGGCGTGGCCCTAATTATCGGCTACTTCACGCCGCTTAATATCAGCGTCATGTATTTTGTGCTCAATATCCCGATTCTTATCACAGGTTGGTTCAAGCTCGGCAAAAGGTTCGTTGGTCTCAGCGTTCTCTCGGTTATTGTGACTACCTTGTTCCTAGAGCTCATTCCGGTCACCCCGGTTGCAACCGACATGCTGCTGTCCTCAGTGTTCGGCGGCGTGCTTGTCGGATTCGGCACCGGCCTCTCCTTTCGGGTTGGCGGTTCCACCGGGGGCTTTGATATTATCGGCTCCCTCGTTACGAAATATCGGGACTTCCCCGTAGGAAGCGTACTCGTGACGCTGAACGCCATCGTCATTATGGCGGTTGCTTATTTGGAAAACGATTGGAACTTGGCCCTTGCCTCCATGGCCTCCATCTATATTGCCGGAAAAATGGTCGATATGCTCCACGTCAGTCATATCAAGGTTACCGTCTTTATTGTAACGAACCAGACGGAAGCTCTGCTGCAGAAGCTGCTTAAGCGCCCACGCGGCATAACCAAGATCAAAACCGAGGGGGCCTTCAGTCATAAAGAAAAGGATATGCTTATGACCGTCACGACGCGATATGAGCTGGCTGAGCTAAAACAGATTATTACAGAGACGGATCCACTGGCCTTTGTTAATATCGTGGAAACCACGGCTGTCATGGGTCAATTCCGCAAGAACTAA
- a CDS encoding putative glycoside hydrolase — MNIILALFILASAGFGGSSPQDNNLTAKLQASLNTAVIQSMHQKNNQGQGQSGIKPNTTEIDPQIDAPKVKGIYVTAYSAGGSRMNQLVDLMDKTELNAMVIDIKDDEGYITYKTDNPKLKELGKSQPFIKDIKQLMKRLEKHDIYPIARVVVFKDTILAKKNPELSFRKGDGSVWTNGGGDSFVNPYSKEVWDYNIEIAKEAAKLGFKEIQFDYVRFPEGFEKRADSLKYTKTDQSRVDVVSDFVQYAREELAPLGIRVSVDIFGYAASVPAAEGIGQDFVKISKNVDIISPMVYPSHYTAGWFGSPVPDKAPYQTIKGSMEDTHKKLEELGEQKPIIRPWIQDFTASWLGSGNYAKYGKKEIEEQIRALKDTNVDEYLLWNASNRYTEGVTHK, encoded by the coding sequence ATGAATATCATCTTGGCTTTATTCATCTTGGCGTCTGCGGGCTTCGGCGGTTCCAGTCCGCAAGATAACAATCTTACCGCCAAACTTCAGGCATCGTTAAATACCGCCGTGATTCAAAGCATGCACCAAAAGAACAATCAAGGTCAGGGCCAATCCGGCATCAAGCCAAACACGACGGAAATCGATCCGCAGATTGATGCTCCCAAAGTCAAAGGCATTTATGTAACGGCTTATAGCGCAGGCGGCTCCAGAATGAATCAGCTCGTGGATCTTATGGACAAGACCGAACTCAATGCCATGGTCATTGACATCAAGGACGATGAAGGATACATAACGTACAAAACCGATAATCCGAAGCTGAAGGAACTCGGTAAATCCCAGCCTTTTATCAAAGACATCAAACAGCTGATGAAGCGGCTGGAGAAACACGATATTTATCCGATCGCCCGAGTTGTCGTGTTCAAGGATACCATTCTTGCCAAGAAAAACCCGGAGCTTTCCTTCCGTAAAGGAGACGGCAGCGTGTGGACCAATGGCGGGGGCGACAGCTTCGTTAACCCGTACAGCAAAGAGGTATGGGATTACAACATCGAGATCGCCAAGGAAGCCGCCAAACTCGGGTTCAAGGAAATCCAGTTTGATTATGTCCGTTTTCCGGAGGGCTTTGAGAAACGCGCCGATTCCCTGAAGTATACCAAAACGGATCAATCGCGCGTGGACGTGGTATCCGATTTTGTGCAGTATGCCCGGGAAGAACTCGCACCGCTTGGCATCCGCGTATCCGTTGACATCTTCGGCTATGCGGCCTCGGTGCCTGCAGCAGAAGGCATCGGGCAGGACTTCGTCAAAATTTCCAAAAACGTCGATATCATCAGTCCGATGGTATACCCAAGCCATTACACGGCAGGCTGGTTCGGCTCCCCCGTACCGGACAAGGCTCCTTACCAGACCATCAAGGGGTCCATGGAAGATACCCACAAGAAGCTCGAAGAGCTGGGAGAGCAGAAGCCGATCATCCGGCCATGGATTCAGGACTTTACCGCGAGCTGGCTCGGAAGCGGTAATTATGCCAAGTACGGCAAAAAGGAAATCGAAGAGCAGATTCGCGCCCTCAAAGATACAAACGTCGATGAATATTTACTCTGGAATGCTTCCAACCGGTATACGGAAGGCGTCACTCATAAATAA